From the genome of Malus domestica chromosome 04, GDT2T_hap1, one region includes:
- the LOC114824438 gene encoding vacuole membrane protein KMS1-like, with translation MDPTDAASSNSTDSTISGLRLKHHRELERLTLTMQPLKTLKYFNLAVGQYVRRFMAKGGWFVLLIMLAGGIGVITMTIGGLQQEHVWELIRYLQFGLWWLALGVASSIGLGSGLHTFVLYLGPHIALFTMKAVDCGRVDIKGAPYDTIQWRSGPSWVDRECSEYGAPLFLSQHGSRVPLSSILPQVQLEAILWGVGTALGELPPYFISRAASISGQKLEVMKELDSSSTEDNGMIANRLNRMKSWLLSHTQYLNFLTILVLASVPNPLFDLAGILCGQFGIRFWTFFLATLIGKAFIKTHIQTVFIISVCNNQLLDLVENKLIWLFGFFPGFGLVVPDLISKLHTVKDKYVHASPPAPSNSKDKKWDLSFSSIWNTVVWLMLMNFFLKIVTASAQSVLKEEHERELTALSNNLHSSNHKSSAGCSQASD, from the exons ATGGATCCCACAGACGCAGCCTCGTCGAATTCCACGGATTCCACCATCTCCG GACTCCGTTTGAAGCATCACCGGGAACTAGAAAGGTTAACACTTACAATGCAGCCGCTAAAGACGTTAAAGTATTTCAATTTGGCTGTTGGCCAATATGTTCGGCGGTTCATGGCGAAAGGTGGTTGGTTTGTGCTTCTAATTATGTTAGCAGGAGGTATAGGAGTGATTACTATGACAATTGGTGGACTGCAACAAGAG CATGTTTGGGAGCTTATTCGTTATCTCCAATTTGGTCTCTGGTGGCTGGCTCTTGGTGTAGCATCATCAATTGGTCTTG GATCTGGTTTGCACACGTTTGTGCTGTATTTGGGGCCTCATATAGCTCTTTTTACCATGAAAGCCGTGGACTGTGGCAGAGTTGACATAAAAGGTGCCCCCTATGACACCATTCAATGGAGAAGTGGTCCTTCATGGGTGGACAGAGAATGCTCTGAATATGGCGCCCCACTATTCTTATCACAGCACGGTTCAAGGGTTCCTCTTAGCAGCATTTTGCCTCAGGTTCAGCTAGAGGCTATTCTATGGGGAGTCGGAACTGCACTGGGAGAGCTTCCTCCGTATTTCATATCAAGAGCCG CTAGTATATCTGGTCAAAAGTTGGAAGTCATGAAAGAGTTGGATTCTTCCTCAACTGAAGATAATGGAATGATAGCTAACCGCCTCAACCGGATGAAATCATGGCTTCTTTCGCATACACAATATCTGAACTTTTTAACTATATTAGTTCTTGCTTCG GTGCCCAACCCTCTATTTGACCTTGCTGGTATATTGTGTGGACAATTTGGCATTCGGTTTTGGACATTCTTTCTAGCAACATTGATTGGAAAGGCATTTATTAAAACTCACATACAG ACAGTTTTCATCATCTCAGTTTGCAACAATCAGCTTCTAGACTTGGtagaaaataaattgatttgGTTGTTTGGCTTTTTCCCTGGATTTGGTTTGGTTGTGCCCGACCTCATCAGCAAACTACATACTGTGAAAGACAAGTATGTACATGCCTCACCTCCAGCCCCCTCAAACAGCAAG GATAAAAAGTGGGACTTATCATTTAGTTCGATTTGGAACACAGTTGTGTGGCTCATGCTTATGAACTTCTTCCTCAAGATTGTGACGGCAAGTGCACAAAGCGTTCTCAAGGAAGAACATGAAAGGGAGTTGACTGCATTGTCCAACAATCTGCATTCATCCAACCATAAAAGTAGTGCCGGTTGCAGCCAAGCCTCTGATTGA
- the LOC114824439 gene encoding F-box protein At1g55000-like, with protein sequence MTESELSSQTTMGCCGDEENDDDIHNPLNAGADTTSTQTLGEYSDSTTTISPMNSHFSALTCRDTLRLIFEKLPIPDLARSSCVCRVWNSVASDQEIVDKAFKSPWNLKEVIGKPSSLSFWRDNSIGKFAISHRIVRGDSVASLAVKYSVQVMDIKRLNNMMSEHGIYSRERLLIPISNAEMLSDATCYVEVDSYAKREVAVLYLEGGPDPKTIGGSSSSCSVLQTKKRVVESLRRSLQVDDATVNYYLSIAGGDPRAAISQFSQDLRWETHTHLGFA encoded by the exons atgacAGAATCTGAACTCTCCTCCCAAACGACAATGGGTTGCTGCGGAGACGAAGAAAACGACGACGACATCCACAATCCTCTCAACGCCGGCGCCGACACCACCTCCACCCAGACCCTCGGCGAATACTCCGACTCTACCACCACCATATCCCCGATGAACTCTCACTTCTCGGCCTTGACTTGCCGCGACACCCTCCGCCTCATCTTCGAGAAGCTCCCGATTCCCGACCTCGCTCGCTCCAGCTGCGTCTGCCGGGTCTGGAATTCCGTGGCCTCCGATCAGGAGATCGTCGATAAAGCCTTCAAGTCCCCTTGGAATCTGAAGGAGGTGATTGGAAAGCCCTCGTCTTTAAGCTTCTGGAGGGACAATTCGATCGGAAAATTCGCCATCTCGCACCGGATTGTCCGGGGCGACAGCGTCGCTAGCCTCGCCGTCAAGTATTCCGTTCAG GTGATGGACATAAAACGATTGAACAACATGATGAGCGAGCACGGAATATACTCTCGGGAGAGATTGCTGATTCCGATAAGCAACGCGGAGATGCTTTCGGATGCAACCTGCTATGTAGAAGTGGATAGTTATGCAAAGAGAGAAGTGGCTGTGTTGTATTTGGAAGGCGGCCCCGACCCGAAAACCATCGGCGGCAGCAGCTCTTCATGCTCTGTCTTGCAGACCAAGAAAAGAGTGGTTGAATCGCTGAGGAGAAGTCTGCAAGTAGATGATGCAACTGTAAACTACTACTTGTCCATTGCCGGCGGTGATCCAAGAGCTGCAATCTCTCAGTTCTCCCAGGACCTTAGGTGGGAGACCCACACTCACCTCGGCTTTGCTTAG
- the LOC103433952 gene encoding protein AUXIN RESPONSE 4, whose protein sequence is MVTITEEDEDQHRRTRKPKRSSPEEIKSTPPPKPTSPTPKPPQNAQNPFVFWFYFTLIVSLVTVFFISLSSLSPQDPKSWFLSLPAALRQHYSKGRTIKVQTHPNQNPFEVFYTEKGSVGSENVVIVHGLGLSSYSFRKVVESLRSKVARAVAFDLPGNGFSGKSLVEVGEGESGILGRFWNVYGEIQEKGLFWAFDQIIETGQIPYEEIEARVSKQKVVRPIEMGPDEIGKVLGQVIETTGLAPVHLVLHDSALGMVANWVLENAGSVRSVTLIDTSPRSTGALPLWVFGVPMIREFVLRFSHAYTWLIRLSCCRGIDVLDVDAHRLLLKGRDGTRAIFGMGKKLNHSFDIAEWGISDGLKGVPMQVLWSSSWSKEWSEEGSRVASALPQANFVTHSGGRWPQEDAADEVAEKIAYFVSSLPATVRKVEEEPIPEHIQKMLDEAKSSDHHHHHHGDGHEHHHSHGASYPDAYGLGHGHGWAS, encoded by the exons ATGGTGACCATCACAGAGGAAGACGAAGACCAACACCGTCGAACCCGGAAACCGAAGCGGTCGTCGccagaagagatcaagtcaactCCACCACCAAAACCCACATCGCCGACGCCAAAACCACCGCAAAACGCCCAAAATCCATTTGTTTTTTGGTTCTACTTCACTCTCATAGTCTCTCTCGTCACcgtcttcttcatttctctctcctctctctctccacagGACCCAAAGTCTTGGTTTTTGAGCCTTCCCGCCGCTCTCCGTCAGCACTACTCGAAGGGTCGCACCATAAAGGTACAAACTCATCCGAATCAAAACCCGTTTGAAGTTTTTTATACTGAGAAAGGTTCTGTAGGATCGGAAAATGTAGTTATTGTTCATGGCCTGGGGCTTAGTTCTTACTCGTTTCGAAAAGTTGTTGAATCTTTGAGGTCCAAAGTGGCTCGTGCGGTTGCGTTTGATTTGCCCGGAAACGGGTTTTCGGGCAAATCGTTGGTGGAGGTTGGAGAGGGGGAAAGTGGGATTTTAGGGAGATTTTGGAATGTGTATGGTGAAATTCAGgaaaagggtttgttttgggcaTTTGATCAGATAATTGAAACAGGGCAGATTCCGTATGAAGAAATCGAAGCTCGGGTTTCTAAGCAGAAGGTTGTGAGGCCAATTGAAATGGGTCCTGATGAGATTGGTAAGGTGTTGGGGCAGGTAATTGAGACGACGGGTTTGGCCCCTGTGCATTTGGTGTTGCATGATTCAGCTTTGGGGATGGTTGCAAATTGGGTTTTGGAAAATGCGGGATCGGTGAGGAGTGTAACGCTCATTGATACCTCACCCAGATCGACAGGTGCTTTGCCTTTGTGggtttttggagtgccaatgaTTAGGGAGTTTGTGCTGAGGTTTTCACATGCTTATACTTGGTTGATTAGGTTGAGTTGCTGTAGGGGGATTGATGTTTTGGATGTCGATGCACATAGACTTCTTTTGAAGGGTAGGGATGGGACAAGAGCCATCTTTGGAATGGGAAAGAAGTTGAATCATAGCTTTGATATAGCAGAATGGGGCATTTCGGATGGATTGAAAGGTGTGCCAATGCAGGTGCTTTGGTCTAGCAGTTGGTCCAAGGAATGGAGTGAAGAGGGAAGCCGTGTTGCAAGTGCACTTCCACAGGCAAATTTTGTCACGCATTCAGGTGGGCGGTGGCCTCAG GAGGACGCAGCTGACGAGGTAGCTGAAAAGATTGCTTATTTCGTGTCCTCACTGCCTGCTACTGTCAGAAAGGTTGAGGAAGAGCCGATCCCCGAGCATATTCAGAAGATGCTTGATGAAGCAAAAAGTagtgatcatcatcatcatcaccatggCGATGGGCATGAGCACCATCACAGTCACGGAGCTAGTTATCCTGATGCGTACGGTCTTGGCCACGGTCATGGATGGGCAAGTTGA
- the LOC103433951 gene encoding aminopeptidase P2 → MHSLSSQAVRPLSFPSARSHYFRRFLPLSLPIFHNSKSHPKIFTISPKAPVLMIRNCTSISAKPSSELRNKRSSSDSSDEKLRALRQLFSKPGVGIDAYIIPSQDAHQSEFIAECYMRRTFISGFTGSAGTAVVTKDKAALWTDGRYFLQAEKQLSSSWILMRAGSLGVPTTIEWLNNVLAPGGRVGIDPFLFSSEAAEELKQGIAKKNHELVFLYDKNLVDEVWNESRPKPSNKPVRIHDLKYAGVDVASKLLSLRSELADAGSSAIIISMLDEVAWLLNLRGSDVPHSPVMYAYLIVEIDKAKLFIDTSKVSTEVMDHLKKAGIEVLPYDSILSEVEGLAAKGAKVWMDISSLNAAIVNTFNSACERYYESLKSKRKSKSDDSNGWSGGPTGIYRVSPVSLAKAVKNDSELEGMQSCHLRDAAALVQFWVWMEEKINENMKLTEVEVAEKLLEFRSAQSGFLDTSFDTISGSGANGAIIHYRAEPDSCSVVDDKKLFLLDSGGQYVDGTTDITRTVHFGEPTTRQKECFTRVLQGHIALDEAVFPENMPGFVLDAFARSSLWKIGLDYRHGTGHGVGAALNVHEGPQGISFRFGNMTPLQKGMIVSNEPGYYEDHAFGIRIENLLVVKEVNTPNRFGGISYLGFEKLTFVPIQAKMIDLSLLSAAEFDWLNDYHSQVWAKVSPLVEGSARQWLWDNTRPLVKQ, encoded by the exons ATGCACTCACTGTCATCACAGGCAGTgcgccctctctcctttccctccgCCCGCTCTCACTACTTCCGCCGCTTCCTCCCCCTCTCGCTCCCCATTTTCCACAATTCCAAGTCCCACcccaaaattttcactatttcTCCAAAAGCTCCGGTCTTGATGATCCGAAATTGCACCTCCATCTCCGCAAAGCCTTCGTCGGAGCTCCGAAACAAGCGATCCAGTTCGGATTCTTCCGATGAGAAGCTACGCGCCCTCCGCCAGCTCTTCTCGAAGCCCGGCGTCGGCATCGACGCCTATATCATTCCTTCTCAGGATGCTCACCAG AGTGAGTTCATTGCTGAATGTTATATGAGGAGGACCTTTATATCGGGGTTCACAGGAAGTGCTGGAACTGCTGTCGTCACAAAGGATAAAGCTGCTCTTTGGACAGATGGGCGCTACTTTCTTCAG GCTGAAAAGCAGCTGAGCTCTAGTTGGATTCTCATGCGGGCAGGTTCTCTAGGAGTTCCTACGACTATTGAATGGTTGAATAATGTTTTGGCTCCTGGTGGGAGAGTTGGCATCGATCCT TTTCTGTTTTCTTCCGAGGCTGCAGAAGAATTGAAACAAGGTATTGCAAAGAAGAACCATGAGTTGGTTTTCCTGTATGATAAAAATCTGGTGGACGAAGTATGGAATGAATCAAGACCAAAGCCTTCAAACAAACCAGTGAGAATACATGATCTCAAGTATGCTGGTGTAGAtgtagcatcaaagttgttgtcTTTGAGGTCGGAACTTGCTGATGCTGGTTCATCTGCAATAATTATATCTATGCTCGATGAAGTTGCCTGGCTGTTGAACTTG AGAGGAAGTGATGTTCCACATTCACCCGTTATGTATGCATATCTGATTGTAGAGATTGATAAAGCAAAATTATTTATAGATACTTCTAAAGTGAGCACAGAGGTGATGGATCACTTGAAGAAGGCAGGCATTGAAGTGTTGCCATATGACTCCATTCTTTCTGAAGTAGAAGG TCTGGCAGCAAAAGGGGCTAAAGTTTGGATGGATATATCTTCTCTTAATGCTGCTATTGTCAACACCTTTAACTCTGCTTGTGAAAGATATTATGagagccttaaaagtaaaagaaaaagtaaGAGTGACGACTCAAATGGTTGGTCTGGAGGACCGACTGGAATTTATAGAGTGTCCCCTGTATCTTTGGCAAAGGCAGTTAAAAATGATTCTGAGTTGGAAGGCATGCAGAGTTGTCATTTAAG AGATGCTGCTGCTCTAGTGCAGTTTTGGGTTTGGATGGAGGAGAAAATTAACGAGAACATGAAATTGACTGAGGTAGAGGTTGCAGAAAAACTTCTTGAATTTCGTTCGGCGCAGTCTGGTTTCCTAGATACAAGCTTTGACACCATAAGCG GTTCTGGTGCAAATGGTGCTATCATACATTACAGAGCAGAACCAGATAGTTGTAGTGTTGTGGATGACAAGAAACTCTTCCTATTGGATAGCGGAGGTCAATATGTTGATGGAACAACTGACATAACTAGGACTGTACATTTTGGTGAACCTACCACACGACAAAAAGAATGCTTTACCCGAGTTTTGCAG GGTCATATAGCTCTTGATGAGGCAGTATTCCCTGAAAACATGCCCGGTTTTGTGTTAGATGCATTTGCTCGATCCTCCCTTTGGAAGATAGGACTGGATTATCGACATG GAACTGGGCATGGTGTGGGAGCTGCATTAAATGTTCATGAGGGGCCTCAAGGTATTAGCTTTCGATTTGGAAATATGACTCCGTTACAGAAGGGCATGATTGTTAGCAATGAACCTGGCTATTATGAAGACCATGCCTTTGGCATTCGGATTGAG AATCTCCTTGTTGTGAAAGAAGTCAACACACCAAATCGTTTTGGAGGAATTAGCTACCTGGGATTTGAAAAACTCACATTTGTCCCGATTCAG GCTAAAATGATCGACTTATCTTTGCTTTCCGCTGCGGAGTTTGATTGGCTTAATGATTACCATTCACAAGTTTGGGCGAAG GTCTCCCCTCTTGTGGAGGGTTCTGCTCGTCAATGGCTTTGGGACAACACAAGGCCGCTCGTGAAGCAGTGA
- the LOC114824585 gene encoding auxin efflux carrier component 5-like: MIGWEDVYKVVVAMVPLYVALILGYGSVRWWHIFTPEQCGAINRFVCFFTLPLFTFEFTAHVDPYKWNYRFIGADFISKLIIVVVLALWAKCSSKGSYSWSITSFSLCTLTNSLVVGVPLIRAMYGSSSVDLVVQSSVVQAIVWLTILLFVLEFRRTGSIGIVSSRTNVDTRVHSVDPQGEDIEAMEEITISTRPSFWYLMKAVWVKLGMNPNSYAVFIGIAWAFIAKRWHIELPSIMEGSVLIMSKAGTGTAMFSMGIFMALQEKFVACGTSLTIIGMVLRFIAGPAAMAIGSIAVGLHGDVLRVAIIQAAVPQSITSFIFAEQYGLHAEVLSTAVIFGMLVSLPVLIAYYAVLGFVH; the protein is encoded by the exons ATGATTGGGTGGGAAGATGTTTACAAGGTGGTGGTAGCCATGGTTCCACTCTATGTTGCCCTAATTTTAGGGTACGGCTCAGTAAGGTGGTGGCACATATTCACTCCCGAGCAGTGTGGCGCGATCAACCGCTTCGTTTGTTTCTTTACTCTCCCACTCTTCACGTTCGAATTCACTGCACATGTGGATCCTTACAAATGGAACTACCGCTTCATCGGCGCCGACTTCATCTCTAAGCTCATAATCGTGGTGGTGCTAGCACTTTGGGCCAAGTGCAGCAGCAAAGGAAGCTACAGTTGGTCCATTACAAGCTTCTCTTTGTGCACGTTAACTAATTCCCTAGTGGTTGGTGTGCCCTTGATTAGAGCCATGTATGGTTCGTCATCCGTTGATCTTGTTGTTCAATCATCGGTCGTGCAGGCCATCGTATGGCTCACCATTCTTTTGTTTGTCTTGGAATTTCGACGTACGGGGTCGATAGGCATAGTTTCAAGTCGTACTAATGTCGACACTCGAGTTCACTCGGTTGATCCACAAGGGGAGGACATAGAAGCCATGGAGGAGATAACAATAAGTACTAGGCCTTCCTTTTGGTATTTGATGAAGGCTGTGTGGGTGAAACTTGGAATGAATCCCAACTCCTATGCAGTTTTTATTGGTATTGCTTGGGCTTTTATAGCAAAAAG GTGGCATATTGAGTTGCCAAGCATCATGGAAGGATCTGTTTTAATCATGTCAAAAGCTGGTACAGGCACTGCTATGTTTAGCATGG GTATCTTCATGGCACTGCAGGAAAAATTTGTAGCCTGTGGGACGAGCTTAACAATAATTGGGATGGTTCTGAGGTTTATTGCAGGACCGGCAGCCATGGCGATTGGCTCTATTGCTGTGGGTCTGCATGGTGATGTTTTACGTGTTGCTATCATTCAG GCAGCAGTGCCACAGTCCATTACGTCCTTCATATTTGCCGAACAGTATGGACTCCATGCAGAAGTGCTCAGTACAGC GGTAATATTTGGCATGTTGGTCTCCCTTCCAGTGTTGATCGCTTACTATGCAGTTCTAGGATTTGTGCATTGA